The genome window TGTGGTTATAGTTACTCGTTCAGGAACAGGGAGCCCAGGCGGGGTATCCTAATGACTGTGATCAATGTCGCTGATCTTTATAAGAGTCTGCAGGGCGAATATGTTCTTAAGGGTATCTCTTTCCAGGTGGATGTCGAACTGGTCGCTATCTCGGGACCAGGAGGCTCTGGGAAGACTACCCTCCTAGGCATCCTATCAACGAATCTCAAACCTGACTCTGGGAAGGTAGAGATACTAGGCTTTGATGTTTTAAAGGAGCCTCGCTTAGTTCGTAAGATGATCGCTTACCTCCCAGAAGGGTACTCTGCGCCTCCAAGTTTGACCCCTAGGGAATACGTCTTTACTTACCTATTGTCTCGGGGCTTCTCATATGGCGAGGCCCGAGAGCAGACGAGAGACTGGCTGCTTGAACTGGGTCTAGAAGACTATATGAGAACGCCCATAGCCGAGCTGAGTCCCGGCCTCGAGAAGAGGGTATATTTTGCTGCAATCCTAGCTTCACAGGCCGAGGTTCTGCTTCTAGACGACCCGTTTAGCGGAGTCGATAAAAATACACGTGAGTTAATGATCTCCTGGCTAAAAAAGAGAGTTGAAATGGGGATAACGGTCGTGCTTACACTCAGGGATCTCTCCCAGGCTCAAAAGCTAGCCCAAAGGGTTATAGTCCTGGATGATGGTTACATATTGTTTCAAGGTCCTCCCAGGAAGCTCTGGGAAGTACTCGGGCCCTTCTACTGGAAGAAGAAGGAGGCCAAGGATTAAGGGGAGGATCTGTCGGTTGGCGCGGGAGTGTAAGCCATGCGGTTAAGGGACATCTACTGGAGGCTTATGGAAAAGTATTGGAGATTATACGTCCTCCTTAGAAAACTCTTCCTTCGAAGACTCCCTGATAGGGTATATAGGATAATCGGCGTAGCTAGCATGCAGGTTATCCTCTGGTGGAGGCGTAAGAGCCCCCTAGGTCAATTATTTGGCTTCTTATTGGGGATGCTCTTCTTCGTTGGTTTCTGGGGCGGTCCCACCCTCTTAAGGGACTATCTCATAGCTTCA of Thermofilum uzonense contains these proteins:
- a CDS encoding ABC transporter ATP-binding protein, whose translation is MTVINVADLYKSLQGEYVLKGISFQVDVELVAISGPGGSGKTTLLGILSTNLKPDSGKVEILGFDVLKEPRLVRKMIAYLPEGYSAPPSLTPREYVFTYLLSRGFSYGEAREQTRDWLLELGLEDYMRTPIAELSPGLEKRVYFAAILASQAEVLLLDDPFSGVDKNTRELMISWLKKRVEMGITVVLTLRDLSQAQKLAQRVIVLDDGYILFQGPPRKLWEVLGPFYWKKKEAKD